The Virgibacillus dokdonensis genome includes a window with the following:
- a CDS encoding ribonucleoside-diphosphate reductase subunit alpha, with protein MIIDIATTRDRLVEIIDLAQQGLAVETKAYKEKAFKTIQEDTPIDKALDILVQIALENIDESAPDWTYVASRIYLQQLYHQARHNRHYDDGKYGDFYELITMLTDENIYENNLLEKYSKAEIDYFAEQIDPARDLYFTYLGLHTLATRYLATDHDKKVFELPQERWMVIAMTLMQYEDKAKRTEHVLEAYWALSNLYMTVATPTLANAGKTHGQLSSCFIDTVDDSLQSIYDSNTDIAKLSKNGGGIGVYMGKIRSRGSSIKGFKGMSSGVVPWIKQLNNTAVNVDQLGTRKGAIAVYLDVWHRDIEAFLDLKLNNGDERMRAHDIFTGVTLPDLFMEQVEKRGNWYLFDPHEVRQVMGYSLEDFYDEEKGNGTFRQKYMECVNSEQLSKREIPAIDIMKRVMKSQLESGTPFMFYRDEVNRQNSNSHQGLIYCSNLCTEITQNQSPSEFVEEFLENENTIVKKYKSGDYVVCNLSSINLGKAVPDEILDRLIKIQVRMLDNVIDINTLPIMQAQLTNKKYRAIGLGTFGWHHLLARNNMKWETEEAVDYADELYERIAFLTIQASMELSKEKGSYPAFAGSKWSSGEYFEQKGYVKTDWLTLKEDVKQHGIRNGYLMAVAPNSTTAMIAGSTASIDPIFKTFYYEEKKDFKIPVTAPDLTHKTYDVYRRSAYIVDQRWSVKQNAARQKHIDQSLSFNFYVPNTIRASILLDLHLQAWQEGLKTTYYVRSTSNEVEECEWCQS; from the coding sequence ATGATCATCGACATCGCTACTACAAGAGATAGACTTGTAGAAATCATTGATCTTGCGCAACAGGGGCTAGCTGTTGAAACGAAAGCTTATAAGGAAAAGGCATTTAAAACGATTCAGGAAGATACTCCGATCGACAAAGCTTTAGATATTCTTGTTCAAATCGCATTGGAGAATATTGATGAATCTGCTCCTGATTGGACCTATGTAGCGAGCCGAATTTATTTACAGCAGCTTTACCATCAAGCCCGCCACAATCGCCATTACGATGATGGTAAATATGGTGATTTTTATGAATTAATTACCATGCTGACGGATGAAAATATTTACGAAAATAATCTGTTAGAAAAGTATTCAAAAGCGGAAATTGATTACTTTGCCGAACAAATCGATCCTGCAAGGGACTTGTACTTCACCTACTTAGGGCTTCATACATTAGCGACACGTTATTTAGCAACAGATCACGATAAAAAGGTGTTTGAGCTACCGCAGGAACGTTGGATGGTTATTGCCATGACGCTTATGCAATATGAAGATAAAGCAAAGCGGACAGAGCATGTGTTAGAAGCTTATTGGGCACTAAGTAACTTATATATGACAGTCGCAACACCGACCCTTGCTAATGCTGGAAAAACGCATGGTCAACTATCTAGTTGTTTTATTGATACCGTCGATGATAGCCTTCAATCCATTTACGATAGCAATACCGATATTGCTAAGTTGTCTAAAAATGGTGGTGGGATCGGTGTTTATATGGGGAAAATCCGTAGCCGTGGAAGTTCCATTAAAGGATTTAAAGGGATGTCAAGTGGTGTTGTACCATGGATTAAACAATTGAATAATACAGCGGTAAATGTCGATCAATTAGGAACGAGAAAAGGTGCAATTGCTGTTTATTTAGATGTTTGGCACCGTGATATAGAGGCGTTTCTTGACTTGAAATTAAATAATGGTGATGAGCGTATGCGGGCACACGATATTTTCACAGGTGTCACCTTACCTGATTTATTTATGGAACAAGTAGAAAAACGTGGCAATTGGTACCTATTTGACCCCCATGAAGTGCGACAAGTGATGGGGTATTCATTAGAAGATTTCTATGACGAGGAAAAAGGGAATGGAACTTTTCGACAAAAATATATGGAGTGCGTAAACTCCGAACAATTGTCAAAACGTGAAATTCCAGCGATTGATATTATGAAGCGAGTTATGAAATCACAATTAGAATCGGGTACACCATTTATGTTTTATCGTGATGAAGTGAATCGACAAAATAGTAATAGTCACCAAGGATTGATTTATTGCTCTAACCTTTGTACGGAAATTACACAAAATCAATCGCCTTCTGAATTTGTAGAAGAATTTTTGGAAAACGAAAATACCATTGTAAAGAAATATAAATCTGGGGATTATGTCGTCTGTAATTTAAGTTCGATCAACCTTGGAAAAGCTGTTCCAGATGAAATTCTAGATCGGTTAATTAAAATTCAAGTACGCATGCTAGATAACGTTATTGATATTAACACATTGCCAATTATGCAAGCTCAACTAACGAATAAAAAGTACCGAGCTATTGGATTAGGAACGTTTGGCTGGCATCATCTGCTAGCTCGTAACAATATGAAGTGGGAAACGGAAGAAGCGGTGGACTATGCAGACGAATTGTATGAACGTATTGCTTTTCTTACCATTCAGGCAAGTATGGAATTAAGTAAAGAAAAAGGCAGTTACCCGGCATTTGCAGGTAGTAAGTGGAGTTCAGGTGAATACTTTGAGCAAAAAGGCTATGTCAAAACAGATTGGCTTACTTTAAAAGAAGACGTTAAACAGCACGGTATTCGAAACGGTTATTTAATGGCAGTGGCACCGAACTCAACAACAGCAATGATCGCTGGGTCTACAGCTAGTATTGATCCGATTTTTAAAACATTTTATTACGAAGAAAAGAAAGACTTTAAAATTCCAGTTACAGCACCAGACTTAACGCACAAGACATATGATGTATATCGTCGCTCTGCATACATTGTAGATCAACGCTGGTCTGTGAAGCAAAACGCTGCTAGACAGAAGCATATTGATCAAAGTCTCTCCTTTAACTTCTATGTACCAAATACGATTCGAGCATCTATTTTGCTCGATTTACATTTGCAAGCATGGCAGGAAGGATTAAAAACAACGTATTATGTACGCTCTACTTCCAATGAAGTAGAAGAATGTGAATGGTGTCAAAGTTGA
- a CDS encoding flavodoxin encodes MVSKLRTLIAYLTYSGNTQEVATLIQENLQIKGVETAVHRIGIDPPVDPAVYDIIFLGTFTWDRGSTPDEVKDFILEVGYKPDNVAIFGTGDTQFGGDDLFCRAVDKLVKFYHSPWRGLKIEQSPRGKQEQFVKDWVEGVLDHGKNHAGKSKDVRTIKSK; translated from the coding sequence ATGGTGTCAAAGTTGAGGACGCTAATCGCTTACTTGACCTACAGCGGTAATACCCAAGAAGTTGCAACACTTATCCAAGAAAACTTACAAATAAAAGGAGTGGAGACGGCGGTTCATCGTATTGGTATTGATCCGCCTGTTGATCCCGCTGTGTACGATATTATCTTCTTAGGTACATTTACTTGGGATCGGGGAAGCACACCCGATGAAGTGAAAGACTTTATTCTAGAAGTTGGGTATAAACCGGATAATGTCGCTATATTTGGTACAGGTGATACACAATTTGGAGGCGATGATTTATTTTGTCGTGCTGTTGATAAGTTGGTCAAATTTTATCATAGCCCTTGGCGCGGACTGAAGATAGAACAGTCTCCAAGAGGCAAGCAAGAACAATTTGTAAAGGACTGGGTGGAAGGAGTATTAGACCATGGCAAAAATCATGCTGGAAAAAGCAAAGACGTTAGAACCATTAAATCCAAATAA
- a CDS encoding ribonucleotide-diphosphate reductase subunit beta — MAKIMLEKAKTLEPLNPNKSTGVFGGQSSGILNWNDIAYPHWYKMYKRLVGNYWQADEVNMQSDIKQFPSLTAEEQDAYLKIIGLLSTLDAPQTRTALLISLYATDPSVQSIMAVIAQQEAVHNESYSYVLSSVVSLDEQNKSFQLGRTDAVLLKRNENLTKQYNAFVEEPTIENILKTLVYTALLEGMFFYSGFAFFYNLARHNKMVGTSTMISYINRDELEHGRFISELFRATLAENPEYNKDTFIQWVYDHFQESVELEIEWSKYVLGNVEGIDLDEMAGYIKYRANKMLRMMGLHDVYPDYTENPMKWIRAYVDNFDGTKTDFFEQKSRQYTKTSDLNGFDDL, encoded by the coding sequence ATGGCAAAAATCATGCTGGAAAAAGCAAAGACGTTAGAACCATTAAATCCAAATAAGTCCACAGGTGTATTTGGAGGACAATCCAGTGGTATCTTAAATTGGAATGATATTGCTTATCCACACTGGTATAAAATGTATAAACGGTTAGTAGGAAATTATTGGCAAGCAGATGAAGTGAATATGCAAAGTGATATTAAGCAATTCCCTTCATTGACAGCAGAAGAACAGGACGCGTATTTAAAAATTATTGGTTTGCTATCTACGTTAGATGCACCGCAAACACGAACGGCTTTACTCATTTCTTTGTACGCAACAGATCCATCTGTGCAATCCATTATGGCGGTCATTGCACAGCAGGAAGCAGTGCATAATGAAAGCTATTCTTACGTGTTGTCTTCCGTTGTCTCGTTAGATGAGCAGAATAAGTCTTTTCAACTCGGTAGAACGGATGCAGTTTTGTTGAAGCGAAACGAGAATTTAACGAAGCAGTATAACGCTTTTGTGGAAGAGCCGACAATCGAAAATATTTTAAAGACATTAGTATATACAGCTCTTTTAGAAGGTATGTTCTTCTATTCTGGGTTTGCGTTTTTCTATAATTTGGCACGCCATAATAAAATGGTCGGCACGTCAACCATGATTAGTTATATTAATCGCGATGAGCTTGAGCACGGTCGCTTCATATCTGAACTATTTCGTGCTACGCTTGCCGAAAATCCAGAATATAATAAGGATACATTTATTCAATGGGTATACGATCATTTTCAAGAATCGGTTGAATTAGAAATCGAATGGTCCAAGTACGTGCTTGGCAATGTAGAAGGAATTGACCTTGACGAAATGGCTGGATACATTAAATATCGTGCGAACAAGATGCTTCGTATGATGGGATTACATGATGTATATCCAGATTATACTGAAAATCCGATGAAGTGGATTCGCGCCTACGTAGATAACTTTGATGGCACGAAAACAGATTTTTTTGAACAGAAATCTAGACAATATACGAAAACAAGTGATTTGAATGGTTTTGATGATTTATAA